The Pigmentiphaga aceris DNA segment GAACCGCCAGCCACTGGCCAGGGACACCAGTTCAATGCCACGGTCGCGCCATGCAAGCCGCAACTCATCGAGCCACTGGCGCAAAACATCGTTACCGACTTCGTCAGCAAACAGGCGGCGCAGATCGGATAGCTGCAATGGTTCCTGCGCACACAGCAACGCAGTTTCCAGAACGAGTTTTCCCTCGCCGGTATTCATGGATAGCAGGTCAAACGGAGAAACGCCCCGCGAATGGCCGATCAAAGCCCAGCGTGAACGGGCCTTCCTGGCGCAACTAAGTTATTCAGCGATTTAGCGTGCCGGTCTGCACCGCAATGGGCGACCTGGCAGGATATGTCCGATATTTATCGCAACAGATGGCAAAGGGCGGCAATCGGGCATCAAGCAACGATTCCGCGCAACGCGTAGGGCCCATTGGGCCTTGGACGCAAGGCAAAAAACCTTGGCTGCCCGTAGCGGCTGGCGTACCTGATAACTGTTCGACTACTGCCTGATGTACGCAACATGCTCGTGGCACCTGCTTGATTGCACATCAGTTGATCGAACAGCGGCATGCACACCTGTAAAACGTGGGCTAGTGTAGCCCCAGGCTTTGATTCCCACAAGCGGCATGCGGCCGCTCACCGGGAAAACATCATTTCTACTGAAGTGGGTCTGCCAACCTGGCAACACCGACACCCAAAAAGTGCTGCCGACGCTATGCAAAACCCGCTGACGCAGTAAGCGTCAGCGCAAGCATGGGCACAGCGATCAGGATCGCCCATGCCCTGCCCTACCCATCAACGACGGGTCAGTACCGCCAGCGCGTAGCCAACTGCGGCGGCCAACAGCAGCGCAGTAAACGGCTGCGTTTCGACTGCCTCAGTCAGTTGGTCGCGCGTGTCACCGTAAACACGTTGTGCCTTGCCGGCCACTTCGCGCAGTGCGCCTTCCGCTTTCCAGCTGTCCTGATCCAACAGCTTGCCGGCCGCGTTTTGAACCGCGCCAACCACTTCGTTCACACCACCTTCGATCTGGGCCTTGGTCATTTGCACACTCCTTACGGGTTGGGAATCGGTGCCATGACAACTGACACTCGAAAAGCAATCGGCCCAGCGTCAGAGCCGGGCCGGCTGCATTAACGACTTAAATTAACGACTTACATCAACGGCTTACAGCAACATCAGTGCTTGGATGCGTCGCGCACATCGTCACGAGCCTTGCCAACGGCGCTCTGAACCTTGCCCGCTGCTTTTTCAGCTTTGCCTTCCAGTTCAGTGCTGGTGCTACCAGTCACTTTGCCGGCAACCTCTTTGACGCTGCCCTTGACTTGCTTGACTGCACCTTCGATACGGTTCTTGTCCATGACTATGCACTCCATTGGTTATACCCCTGATGTTGGGGCTACTGCAGTTGGTGGTTGACCTATCAGCACAAACCGGACCAGCCGCATTGCAGGACCTCTTCGGTACTGCTTGGTAACCAGCATAGACTCGCGATTCACGCGAAGCGCTTTCAGCATGTGTCGTGGTGTGACCCCGTGTTGCCGCCCACCCTGGTGCCCGCACTGCGTGTCAACCCCAGTGCACGACCATAAGCACACGGCTTCACGTAGACTCGGACACTCTCCGAACGGCCGCAGCAAGCTGATGGACTACACCCCCCTCACGATTCGAAAATTCATCTATAGCGGTCATTTTTACAGTGGGCTGCGTCGCGCCATTGGTGGCCTGCTGCCAGCTCTCGTACTGGTGGGCATTTTTGACCTGCCGCTATACGGGCTGACGGCATCGTTCGGTGCGCTCTGCGTATCGATCGCCGACCAGCCCGGCCCGCTGCGCCACCGCACCAACGAGCTGTTCGGCTGCGCCTTGCTCAGTTGCCTGGTAGTGGGCATCACGGCGCTGGCCACCTCATATGGATGGCTGCTGTGGATTGCCGTGATCGGGCAGTGCATCCTGTTTTCGCTGTTCACGGCTTTCGGTCGCCAGGCCGGGCTGATCGGCTTTGCATGTCTGATCATCATGACGCTGACCATGCATACCCAGATTCCGCCGAACGAGGCTGGCCAGCATGCCCTGCTGACGCTTGCGGGCGGCCTTTGGTACGCGGCATTTGCGCTCACGATCAGTCACTTCCAGTGGCATCGTGAAGAACGGCAGGCCATTGCGCTGTGCATGTTCACCACCGCCGACTACCTGGAGGCCAAGTCCCGCTTCTACGATGCACGACTGGATATCGATGAGTGCTATCGCAATCTGATCGAACGACAGGCAGCAGTCGTTGAACAGCAGCAGGCCGCGCGCAACGTGGTGCTGCGGGGCCTGCCGCGCGCATCTGCCAACGCCGACGATGCGCGCCGGGTGATGCTGTTCAACCTGTTCATCAGCGTGATCGACCTGCATGAAACCGTGGTCGCCGTTCATACCGACTACGGCCTGCTGCGCCGGAGTTTTCAGGACAGCGATGTGTTGATCTTCATGCGCGACCTGGTGCGCAAGGCCAGCAAGGAAGTGGAAGACATCGGCCTTGCCTTGACGCAGAATCGCCCTTCCCGCCAGGAGATCAGCACCAAGGCGGAATTGCGCGCGCTGGAATACGAAATCGAACTGCTGAAATCGCGCGATTTCCCCAACACGGACCCGGACGCCTACGCGGCACTGATATCTACATTCAGGCGCTTGCGCAATTCGCTGCGCATCATTGATCGCCTGCATGCGAACACCGACCCGAAAAAGGCGACGACTGCACTATTGGATGTAAAGGCCTCATTCGAGCGCTTCCTGTCGCACGAGACCGTGACGGCAGGATTGCTGTGGAGCAACCTGCGCCTGAGCTCACCGAACATGCGCCATGCGCTGCGGGTGGCGCTGGCAGCAGCTATCGTAATGACGATGGCCGGCACCATTCTGGAAAAGCATCATCTGGAACATGCGTACTGGATTCTGCTGACGGCACTGATCATCCTCAAGCCAGGCTTCAGCCTGTCGAAGCAGAGAAATGTTCAGCGTCTGGTGGGCACCCTGGTGGGATGCGTCATCACCATCGGCATCTTGTTAAGCGTGCACTCCCCGCTTGCTCTGCTGGGCATCATGGTGGTGTCGTCGATCATGGCCAATAGCCTGGCGATCCTGAACTTCTTTGGCAGCTCAGTGTTCACCACGGCGTTTGCCTTGATTGGCCTGCACTTTCTGTCGCCGGGCTGGCTGTCGCTGACGGGCGAACGCGCACTGGATACGGTGCTGGGATCGGCCATTGCCTTCCTGTGCAGTTACTTCCTGCCGTACTGGGAGTTCCGGCAGATGCGCAAGCTGCTGGCTGCGGCAATTACTGCCAATCGCAACTACCTGGAACGCGCCGTCAACACTTTCCGTGGCCTTGCACCAGATGCCAAGCCCAGCCCTTCTCAAGACCTGGAATATCGCCTGGCGCGCAGCCAAGTGCACACGGCTTACGCAAACTTTGCCAGCGCCTTCTATCGCATGATGCAAGAGCCGCGCTCCAAGCAAGTGGCAGTTGCTGAGTTGAACAACCTGCTGATTCAGACCCACGTCTTCGCTTCTCAAGTGACGGCGATTGCGCCGCTGCTTAGCGCCGTGCCTGCTACGTCGCCCAAGCTGGAAGCAGCACTGAGTTCGATTCTGGACAATCTGCGTGCGGCTGAAGCAGGTGCCCCCGCCAGCCCGATTCGAAGCTTCGATGCGCTGGAGGCCGACAAGGAAGTGTCGCGCACCGACGACACCACCGCCGACAATCCGGCGGTTCGGCACGAGCTTCAGCAGCTGGGCTTTCAACTGAAACTGCTGGCCAGATCGGCGGAACTGATTCGCCAGGATGCGTCAGCAGCACGCTTGCCGGGCTAAGCGTCCGCTCACTCGGATGCAGGCGCAGCTGATCTATTTACCTGGACGCGGGCCGGATCCAAACGAACACGCAGCGCGTATATGCAAGAGCATATCGGCCAAGGGCATTTGCGAATTACTATGGGGATTGAGTTCCAGTGGCTGGCACCTGCCTGCCCAAGAACAAGGAATAAAGAAGCGCAATGACGACGGATTCGGCCATCAACACAGCCGGCCAGTTCGGTATGTGGGGGTGGGCCTTCGTCATACTTGCACTGGCTGTGATCTGCGCCGCCTTGCCGCTGGCAAGCGTACTGCGTCGCGCCCGCATTGAAACCCGCCATCTTCGCTACCTGGCACACCATGATGCGCTGACCGGCCTGAGCAATCGCACACACGCCAAGCAGCGCCTGACCGCGCTGACCGAGCCCAGTCGCAACCCCATGCCGCTGGCGCTGCTGTCGATCGATATCGATGGGTTCACGCTGCTGAGCGACGCAATGGGGCGTCAGGTGTCCGACCAGTTGCTGCGCCTGATCGGAGAGCGCCTGCACCGCGTACTGCAACGCAATGACGTGGCAGCGCGTCTGGATAAAGACGATTTTCTGGTGCTGCGACCCTGCGCAGACTCGGTCGCGGCACAGGTGCTGGCCCAGCAACTGATTCGCCGACTGTCCGAACCCTATACGCTTGAAGGCCAGCAAGTTACCGTAGGCGTGAACATCGGTATTGCGATGTTCCCCCGCGACGGCACCTACTTTGACACTTTGTGCAAGAACGCCGACAGCGCGGTTCATGACTTGCGCAAGCAAAGCGTCAATAACTATCGATTTTTCCAGCCGTCGATGGATGCCCAGGTGCAGCGACGCCTGGCGCTTGCGCAAGACCTGCGTGACGCCATTGCCGACAACCAGCTGCACGTGCACTATCAACCAATATGCGTGGTGAAGACTGG contains these protein-coding regions:
- a CDS encoding CsbD family protein, giving the protein MTKAQIEGGVNEVVGAVQNAAGKLLDQDSWKAEGALREVAGKAQRVYGDTRDQLTEAVETQPFTALLLAAAVGYALAVLTRR
- a CDS encoding CsbD family protein, producing the protein MDKNRIEGAVKQVKGSVKEVAGKVTGSTSTELEGKAEKAAGKVQSAVGKARDDVRDASKH
- a CDS encoding FUSC family protein; translation: MDYTPLTIRKFIYSGHFYSGLRRAIGGLLPALVLVGIFDLPLYGLTASFGALCVSIADQPGPLRHRTNELFGCALLSCLVVGITALATSYGWLLWIAVIGQCILFSLFTAFGRQAGLIGFACLIIMTLTMHTQIPPNEAGQHALLTLAGGLWYAAFALTISHFQWHREERQAIALCMFTTADYLEAKSRFYDARLDIDECYRNLIERQAAVVEQQQAARNVVLRGLPRASANADDARRVMLFNLFISVIDLHETVVAVHTDYGLLRRSFQDSDVLIFMRDLVRKASKEVEDIGLALTQNRPSRQEISTKAELRALEYEIELLKSRDFPNTDPDAYAALISTFRRLRNSLRIIDRLHANTDPKKATTALLDVKASFERFLSHETVTAGLLWSNLRLSSPNMRHALRVALAAAIVMTMAGTILEKHHLEHAYWILLTALIILKPGFSLSKQRNVQRLVGTLVGCVITIGILLSVHSPLALLGIMVVSSIMANSLAILNFFGSSVFTTAFALIGLHFLSPGWLSLTGERALDTVLGSAIAFLCSYFLPYWEFRQMRKLLAAAITANRNYLERAVNTFRGLAPDAKPSPSQDLEYRLARSQVHTAYANFASAFYRMMQEPRSKQVAVAELNNLLIQTHVFASQVTAIAPLLSAVPATSPKLEAALSSILDNLRAAEAGAPASPIRSFDALEADKEVSRTDDTTADNPAVRHELQQLGFQLKLLARSAELIRQDASAARLPG
- a CDS encoding putative bifunctional diguanylate cyclase/phosphodiesterase, with translation MTTDSAINTAGQFGMWGWAFVILALAVICAALPLASVLRRARIETRHLRYLAHHDALTGLSNRTHAKQRLTALTEPSRNPMPLALLSIDIDGFTLLSDAMGRQVSDQLLRLIGERLHRVLQRNDVAARLDKDDFLVLRPCADSVAAQVLAQQLIRRLSEPYTLEGQQVTVGVNIGIAMFPRDGTYFDTLCKNADSAVHDLRKQSVNNYRFFQPSMDAQVQRRLALAQDLRDAIADNQLHVHYQPICVVKTGKICGVEALLRWAHPVRGMLSPAEFIPLAEQTGLIVAIGNWVLETACAAACRLPEDIELSVNISPKQFQQIDMPAVVARVLARTGLPPHRLCLEVTESLLIHDTERMLACLADLRRQGVRVSLDDFGTGYSGLSYLRRFFFDKIKIDRAFIRDVENVADVQALTSTIVALGHRLGLQVVAEGIETEAQRHIIETFGCDFAQGYLFSRAVPEEVLLSMPEFLPVKMDVAFELEARPVA